atcgATCAATTCAAAGCATTAGGGtagattgctaaaaaaaagaTCAGAATCCTTCCAATTTCAGCAaataccttcattttgagttcaaagttactcatgaaatttttttagctacCCAGGTGCCCCTGAAGGGGGGTATAAGCCCACAAAGAGAAGACATACTCAACATATTTTATGAAGAAATAAATGACTCAGTTCCAaatgattttgaacatttttccttcGCATATATTTTGCAACAatgatgccaaaatattgaaagatatcatttctgaaacaggggtaaacattttgaaaagcagtggtgctaattttttcattattctattgctaatttcaaaaaaatctaaaaaatttcacgaattttgggctatttttctcgattttttgaaattggcaataatgaccaaaaaattggcaccactgcaatcccaaatatttcctcagtttcggAAATTATGTTTCgggaaaaaacacgttttttttttcgaaaatgccttcTCTTTGAGGGCCCGTATCTTCCCTTCAAGAGCACCTccggagttgaaattttttctgagtcattttcaactcaaaatgaaggtgtCAGctgaatttgctcaaaatccaACGTCTTTGGGTGGATGGGGGGGGGATTCCACCTTTATACGTGTTTTTAGAGGCGATGAATCAGATTCTCATAGATATACTTAATGATTTGGCGTTGGCTTTTGACTCGTCAGAATTCGATTTTTATGTCATTTAATTTCGTTTCGATTTAATTTACTTAATTCGTTTCAAatgtatacttaggtacttcaatttatgcaaataatttattttcattttatttgattcaatttaaattatttatttttcacgtaCTGACAAGTTTCACTGTAAtttcattgctttttttttgattttttcagtaggtaggtaacatttttagtggatttttggcaagcactGGTTGAGCAATTCTtgctcaattttgtcaaaattgctaaaaatgtcattacttttcagtaatttttagtagataatcttattgtatttttgagagcttttgcatCTTTTCAACGTCTTGAAGACATTTTAATATAATATTTATTATTTgtatttatggtaaattttcatcaactatttttctgcatatttcGGTCACCTCATTAGTTTTTCAACAGTTACCTATTACATTATTTTAACACGTTATTAAGACTTTTGGATgctttttcattcaatttatcTATCTGGAATTTCATCACTTTgtactgattttcaaattaacctcaccagatctaatcagatatGGGTCAGATCAAATTtgtgatcggattagatctatTTAGACCTATTCAGATCCACCGGAGAAATCCTGATCGGATCTAACTAGCTGAATACTTAGATTTAACCTGATGTTGCTACAaagggataaaaaaaaatggcgaaattgtTAAAGTCTTTGAAAACGCTTATCAAAATATATCCCTCCAGGTGGAAGAAATCTTTAGCACTTGGGCCTATAAAAATGTTTATCATTCGAGTTTGAAATCTCGCTCTAAAAAACTACATATCCGGTTAGACCTATTAGACGAAAAAACTAGACGCAAAAACACACACAGTTAGATGAAAATCTCgtcggaaaaaatttcaacagcgTATAAATCGTTTATTATCAAATTTAccaaagaaagaaagaaagaaaaaaataaagagaaaaagaaagtaAGAAAAAGCAGCAACCTTTTTGTCGACGCGTTATCGCTTTTGtaaaaagtaaagtaaaaaaaaaaatccataaaataaaaaacgtgCAAAACGCGAATAGAAGAGCAGAGCAGAAGAAGCATAAGCACAGAAAAGACGCAGAGAGGGTTGATTGCGCGTAACGAAatgtgaggaaaaaatcaaaacaaatggAGGATAAGTTTATAATAGTCTCGTTTAAAAGGAGAATTAGTTAATATATACGGCAAACAATCCGCAGATGAGTTACTACgataaaaataacaacaacgTTTTCGTCGCGTCTTTGGCTCACACACCCCAAAAATTAACGTCCAATCAACAACGTCGTAGGCTTTAGGGATGGCCAATGGGAGGCGTCTTTTCGTCCCTTCAGACCGATAAAGAATTTTCCATAGTGTAAGATTCAGTTGGTGCAAAGTGACGAAATACTATCGAATGCTCGATGCTCGTGCTTAGAAACTGATGTGTCagatttttgcgaaaaatttcgcattatcgaatttttcgaaaccGATTTTTACGCTGCTGTTTAACGTAAagttattacttttttttcggcAGATTTTATTCTTGGAACGGGTTTTGAATTTTacctgttatttttttaaaaagaactgtgtagttttgattttgatttgttcGAGtacttatctatttttttcttttaaagttCACGTGTTAGATTGTTTTATTTAATCCTTAACTTTGCAAAGAAATTGTGGAAACTTTCTCTGCGGAGGAAACTCGACAATGTGATGGATGTACCACCTAAAAGTATTCCAAATACTCCAGCCTGGTTCGAGATATACCCTTATGATTCGTaatcattggaaaattttcactctaaAGAATCGTTAATCCTGCAATGATGACTATGATGATGATGCAAAGACTTCTGCAAAGCGAAGACCGTCCAAATTCTTCCAGCACCGAATCCGAATCGCATTCTGAACGACGAGCATCATTCGACTCTGTCACGTATCAATACGCAGCACCTCATCGTGATAAAGACCTAAACGAAATCGGAGaccaaaatcaattatttttgaaaaccttcTCGCCTAATAACATCAATCAACACATAATAAATAATAACtttaaagataattttttaaaattcgaacgAACCGAAGTTCGTAAACCAGCGTTTTTCGAATGTGACAATCAAAAGCTAACAGCTGCAGTACGTACCTTCCCAGCTACCGAATTTAAATCCACCAAATTGCAGCACACCAAGTCGGATTCCGACGAATCCAACAATACGGATAAATTTGATAAGTCTTACGAAGAAAACAGACGACTGTCGTGCGAATCGGAAGATTCGATCGATGTGAGTAATCACGTCATTGTGACCGATGACAGAGACAGAATTAGCTCGGAAGAAGAATTCAATAGTAGTACCAGGGAGGAAGATGTTAGATCTCCGGTCGATCTCACTAGAAGAAGATTACTGGCTGCGAAATCGTCTTCGGATAGGCAATCAACCGGATCAGTTACTGAAGATTCGGTCATGATGGAAGAATCTTGTAAAACCAATCGCCAGCCTGAGATATCTAGAAATTTAGCGTTTTCCGTCGAAAATATCCTAGATCCTAATAAATTTACCGGTAAACAGTTCGAAGATAGTATAAAAGATACTCTAGTCCAGTCTTACAGTTGGAAACCGCATCTTGATTTTATGGATACGTCTCCTGTTCATGCTAGTCGACCtggtgagtacctacctactcggtgatgatttttttttagcatattttatTTGTAGAATGtagggttgccatttttttttttaggcagGTACGAATTTGAGAAGGCACCTATTCTTATGACCTGATTCGAGCCTAGATACTCGTGCTCTCTATAGTTCATCTCACATACCCACCT
The sequence above is a segment of the Planococcus citri chromosome 3, ihPlaCitr1.1, whole genome shotgun sequence genome. Coding sequences within it:
- the LOC135840427 gene encoding homeobox protein slou-like → MMTMMMMQRLLQSEDRPNSSSTESESHSERRASFDSVTYQYAAPHRDKDLNEIGDQNQLFLKTFSPNNINQHIINNNFKDNFLKFERTEVRKPAFFECDNQKLTAAVRTFPATEFKSTKLQHTKSDSDESNNTDKFDKSYEENRRLSCESEDSIDVSNHVIVTDDRDRISSEEEFNSSTREEDVRSPVDLTRRRLLAAKSSSDRQSTGSVTEDSVMMEESCKTNRQPEISRNLAFSVENILDPNKFTGKQFEDSIKDTLVQSYSWKPHLDFMDTSPVHASRPGSENIQQYSEDEDDDVSIGGEGDKSDLDEDSDIAGSKRISGSKKSNGKSESSSKNSGKPRRARTAFTYEQLVALENKFKTTRYLSVCERLNLALSLSLTETQVKIWFQNRRTKWKKQNPGMDVNSPTVPPPPPTSGPPFFHPLAYTTHHYPQTSPFSTNQSYGAAAAAAAYFHHLGTHHSSLGHAP